From a single Caloenas nicobarica isolate bCalNic1 chromosome 12, bCalNic1.hap1, whole genome shotgun sequence genomic region:
- the RPS6KA6 gene encoding ribosomal protein S6 kinase alpha-6 isoform X1, with protein MVPFAPLEDAEEPEPCHKMELYVSGGELNGLKMADEPMEEGEPYSYHDEGSVKEIPITHHVKEGCEKADPAQFELLKVLGQGSFGKVFLVRKIIGPDAGQLYAMKVLKKASLKVRDRVRTKMERDILVEVNHPFIVKLHYAFQTEGKLYLILDFLRGGDVFTRLSKEVMFTEEDVKFYLAELALALDHLHSLGIVYRDLKPENILLDEAGHIKLTDFGLSKESVDQEKKAYSFCGTVEYMAPEVVNRRGHNQSADWWSFGVLMFEMLTGTLPFQGKDRNETMNMILKAKLGMPQFLSPEAQSLLRMLFKRNPSNRLGAGSDGVEEIKRHPFFSTVDWNKLFRREIQPPFKPASGKPEDTFCFDPEFTAKTPKDSPGVPPSANAHQLFKGFSFVATTAVEDHKISPLTNILPIVQQLHGSSAQFTDVYELKEDIGVGSYSVCKRCIHVATNMEFAVKIIDKSKRDPSEEIEILMRYGQHPNIITLKDVYDDGRFIYLVTELMKGGELLDRILRQKFFSEREASAVLYTIAKTVDYLHCQGVVHRDLKPSNILYTDDSNNADSIRICDFGFAKQLRGENGLLLTPCYTANFVAPEVLMRQGYDAACDIWSLGVLLYTMLAGYTPFANGPNDTPEEILVRIGSGKFSLSGGNWDTVSDAAKDLLSHMLHVDPHQRYTAEQVLKHSWIACRDQLPHYQLNRQDAPHLVKGAMAATYSALNHKTFQPVLEPVAASSLAQRRSMKKLTSTDL; from the exons ATGGTGCCGTTCGCTCCGCTGGAGGACGCGGAGGAGCCGGAGCCCTGCCACAAAATGGAGCTGTACGTGAGCGGCGGCGAG CTAAATGGCCTTAAAATGGCAGATGAGCCCATGGAGGAAGGTGAACCATATTCCTACCAT GATGAAGGAAGTGTGAAAGAAATTCCTATTACACACCATGTGAAAGAAGGATGTGAGAAAGCAGATCCAGCACAGTTTGAACTACTTAAAGTTCTCGGACAGGGATCATTTGGAAAG GTCTTCCTCGTACGGAAAATAATTGGTCCTGATGCTGGGCAACTTTATGCAATGAAAGTATTGAAAAAAGCTTCTTTAAAAG ttcGGGATAGAGTTCGTACAAAAATGGAGAGAGATATATTAGTAGAAGTAAATCATCCATTTATCGTCAAACTGCACTAtg cctttcaGACTGAAGGGAAGCTATATTTAATATTGGATTTTCTCAGGGGAGGAGATGTATTCACGCGATTATCCAAAGAG GTTATGTTTACAGAGGAAGATGTGAAATTCTACCTCGCAGAACTGGCCCTTGCTTTGGATCACCTGCACAGCTTGGGAATTGTATACAGGGACCTGAAGCcagaaaa cattttgcttGATGAAGCAGGACATATCAAGTTAACAG ACTTTGGACTCAGCAAAGAATCAGTAGATCAAGAGAAGAAGGCGTATTCTTTCTGTGGTACTGTAGAGTACATGGCACCCGAAGTGGTAAACAGGCGCGGGCACAACCAGAGTGCGGACTGGTGGTCCTTTGGGGTTCTCATG tttgaaatgCTTACTGGTACACTACCATTTCAAGGTAAAGATCGAAATGAAACTATGAATATGATACTGAA agCAAAACTTGGAATGCCTCAGTTCCTCAGCCCTGAAGCACAGAGTCTTCTGAGGATGTTGTTTAAAAGGAACCCATCAAATAGATTAG GAGCTGGTTCAGATGGAGTTGAAGAAATCAAGagacatccttttttttctactgttgACTGGAAT AAACTGTTCAGAAGAGAAATTCAACCCCCATTTAAACCTGCTTCTGGAAAGCCGGAAGATACCTTTTGTTTTGATCCAGAATTCACAGCAAAAACGCCAAAAG ATTCTCCAGGAGTCCCACCTAGTGCGAACGCACATCAGCTCTTCAAAGGATTTAGTTTTGTTGCAACTACTGCTGTAGAAGACCATAAAATATCACCACTCACCAACATACTGCCAATAGTACAG caacttCATGGAAGCAGCGCACAGTTTACTGATGTCTATGAACTGAAGGAAGATATTGGTGTTGGTTCCTACTCTGTTTGCAAGCGATGTATACACGTAGCTACAAATATGGAGTTTGCTGTAAAG ATAATTGATAAAAGTAAGAGAGATCCCTCAGAAGAAATTGAGATCCTCATGCGTTACGGACAACATCCAAATATTATTACTTTAAAGGAT GTATATGATGATGGTAGATTCATATACCTGGTCACGGAGCTGATGAAGGGAGGAGAGCTGCTCGATCGGATTCTCCGACAGAAGTTCTTCTCGGAGCGGGAGGCGAGCGCTGTGCTGTACACGATAGCGAAGACTGTGGACTACCTGCACTGCCAAGGA GTAGTGCATCGAGACCTTAAACCtagtaatattttatatacGGATGATTCAAATAATGCGGATTCTATCAGGATTTGTGATTTTGGATTTGCAAAACAACTTCGAGGAGAAAATGGACTGCTTCTAACTCCATGCTACACAGCAAACTTTGTGGCACCAGAG GTTCTCATGAGACAGGGATATGATGCTGCCTGTGACATATGGAGCTTGGGTGTTCTTCTCTACACAATGCTGGCGGG ctATACTCCATTTGCCAATGGTCCTAACGATACTCCAGAGGAGATCCTGGTACGGATAGGCAGTGGAAAATTCTCTTTAAGTGGAGGCAACTGGGACACTGTTTCAGATGCAGCAAAG GACTTGTTATCACATATGCTTCATGTAGATCCCCATCAGCGGTACACAGCAGAGCAAGTGTTGAAGCATTCGTGGATAGCCTGCAGGGACCAGCTGCCGCATTATCAACTCAACAGGCAAGATGCACCACATCTAGTAAAG GGAGCCATGGCTGCTACATATTCTGCACTGAATCACAAGACATTTCAGCCAGTGTTGGAGCCTGTTGCAGCCTCAAGTTTAGCTCAGCGACGGAGCATGAAAAAACTAACGTCAACAGACTTATAG
- the RPS6KA6 gene encoding ribosomal protein S6 kinase alpha-6 isoform X2: MVPFAPLEDAEEPEPCHKMELYVSGGEDEGSVKEIPITHHVKEGCEKADPAQFELLKVLGQGSFGKVFLVRKIIGPDAGQLYAMKVLKKASLKVRDRVRTKMERDILVEVNHPFIVKLHYAFQTEGKLYLILDFLRGGDVFTRLSKEVMFTEEDVKFYLAELALALDHLHSLGIVYRDLKPENILLDEAGHIKLTDFGLSKESVDQEKKAYSFCGTVEYMAPEVVNRRGHNQSADWWSFGVLMFEMLTGTLPFQGKDRNETMNMILKAKLGMPQFLSPEAQSLLRMLFKRNPSNRLGAGSDGVEEIKRHPFFSTVDWNKLFRREIQPPFKPASGKPEDTFCFDPEFTAKTPKDSPGVPPSANAHQLFKGFSFVATTAVEDHKISPLTNILPIVQQLHGSSAQFTDVYELKEDIGVGSYSVCKRCIHVATNMEFAVKIIDKSKRDPSEEIEILMRYGQHPNIITLKDVYDDGRFIYLVTELMKGGELLDRILRQKFFSEREASAVLYTIAKTVDYLHCQGVVHRDLKPSNILYTDDSNNADSIRICDFGFAKQLRGENGLLLTPCYTANFVAPEVLMRQGYDAACDIWSLGVLLYTMLAGYTPFANGPNDTPEEILVRIGSGKFSLSGGNWDTVSDAAKDLLSHMLHVDPHQRYTAEQVLKHSWIACRDQLPHYQLNRQDAPHLVKGAMAATYSALNHKTFQPVLEPVAASSLAQRRSMKKLTSTDL, encoded by the exons ATGGTGCCGTTCGCTCCGCTGGAGGACGCGGAGGAGCCGGAGCCCTGCCACAAAATGGAGCTGTACGTGAGCGGCGGCGAG GATGAAGGAAGTGTGAAAGAAATTCCTATTACACACCATGTGAAAGAAGGATGTGAGAAAGCAGATCCAGCACAGTTTGAACTACTTAAAGTTCTCGGACAGGGATCATTTGGAAAG GTCTTCCTCGTACGGAAAATAATTGGTCCTGATGCTGGGCAACTTTATGCAATGAAAGTATTGAAAAAAGCTTCTTTAAAAG ttcGGGATAGAGTTCGTACAAAAATGGAGAGAGATATATTAGTAGAAGTAAATCATCCATTTATCGTCAAACTGCACTAtg cctttcaGACTGAAGGGAAGCTATATTTAATATTGGATTTTCTCAGGGGAGGAGATGTATTCACGCGATTATCCAAAGAG GTTATGTTTACAGAGGAAGATGTGAAATTCTACCTCGCAGAACTGGCCCTTGCTTTGGATCACCTGCACAGCTTGGGAATTGTATACAGGGACCTGAAGCcagaaaa cattttgcttGATGAAGCAGGACATATCAAGTTAACAG ACTTTGGACTCAGCAAAGAATCAGTAGATCAAGAGAAGAAGGCGTATTCTTTCTGTGGTACTGTAGAGTACATGGCACCCGAAGTGGTAAACAGGCGCGGGCACAACCAGAGTGCGGACTGGTGGTCCTTTGGGGTTCTCATG tttgaaatgCTTACTGGTACACTACCATTTCAAGGTAAAGATCGAAATGAAACTATGAATATGATACTGAA agCAAAACTTGGAATGCCTCAGTTCCTCAGCCCTGAAGCACAGAGTCTTCTGAGGATGTTGTTTAAAAGGAACCCATCAAATAGATTAG GAGCTGGTTCAGATGGAGTTGAAGAAATCAAGagacatccttttttttctactgttgACTGGAAT AAACTGTTCAGAAGAGAAATTCAACCCCCATTTAAACCTGCTTCTGGAAAGCCGGAAGATACCTTTTGTTTTGATCCAGAATTCACAGCAAAAACGCCAAAAG ATTCTCCAGGAGTCCCACCTAGTGCGAACGCACATCAGCTCTTCAAAGGATTTAGTTTTGTTGCAACTACTGCTGTAGAAGACCATAAAATATCACCACTCACCAACATACTGCCAATAGTACAG caacttCATGGAAGCAGCGCACAGTTTACTGATGTCTATGAACTGAAGGAAGATATTGGTGTTGGTTCCTACTCTGTTTGCAAGCGATGTATACACGTAGCTACAAATATGGAGTTTGCTGTAAAG ATAATTGATAAAAGTAAGAGAGATCCCTCAGAAGAAATTGAGATCCTCATGCGTTACGGACAACATCCAAATATTATTACTTTAAAGGAT GTATATGATGATGGTAGATTCATATACCTGGTCACGGAGCTGATGAAGGGAGGAGAGCTGCTCGATCGGATTCTCCGACAGAAGTTCTTCTCGGAGCGGGAGGCGAGCGCTGTGCTGTACACGATAGCGAAGACTGTGGACTACCTGCACTGCCAAGGA GTAGTGCATCGAGACCTTAAACCtagtaatattttatatacGGATGATTCAAATAATGCGGATTCTATCAGGATTTGTGATTTTGGATTTGCAAAACAACTTCGAGGAGAAAATGGACTGCTTCTAACTCCATGCTACACAGCAAACTTTGTGGCACCAGAG GTTCTCATGAGACAGGGATATGATGCTGCCTGTGACATATGGAGCTTGGGTGTTCTTCTCTACACAATGCTGGCGGG ctATACTCCATTTGCCAATGGTCCTAACGATACTCCAGAGGAGATCCTGGTACGGATAGGCAGTGGAAAATTCTCTTTAAGTGGAGGCAACTGGGACACTGTTTCAGATGCAGCAAAG GACTTGTTATCACATATGCTTCATGTAGATCCCCATCAGCGGTACACAGCAGAGCAAGTGTTGAAGCATTCGTGGATAGCCTGCAGGGACCAGCTGCCGCATTATCAACTCAACAGGCAAGATGCACCACATCTAGTAAAG GGAGCCATGGCTGCTACATATTCTGCACTGAATCACAAGACATTTCAGCCAGTGTTGGAGCCTGTTGCAGCCTCAAGTTTAGCTCAGCGACGGAGCATGAAAAAACTAACGTCAACAGACTTATAG
- the RPS6KA6 gene encoding ribosomal protein S6 kinase alpha-6 isoform X3 — MVPFAPLEDAEEPEPCHKMELYVSGGELNGLKMADEPMEEGEPYSYHDEGSVKEIPITHHVKEGCEKADPAQFELLKVLGQGSFGKVFLVRKIIGPDAGQLYAMKVLKKASLKVRDRVRTKMERDILVEVNHPFIVKLHYAFQTEGKLYLILDFLRGGDVFTRLSKEVMFTEEDVKFYLAELALALDHLHSLGIVYRDLKPENILLDEAGHIKLTDFGLSKESVDQEKKAYSFCGTVEYMAPEVVNRRGHNQSADWWSFGVLMFEMLTGTLPFQGKDRNETMNMILKAKLGMPQFLSPEAQSLLRMLFKRNPSNRLGAGSDGVEEIKRHPFFSTVDWNKLFRREIQPPFKPASGKPEDTFCFDPEFTAKTPKDSPGVPPSANAHQLFKGFSFVATTAVEDHKISPLTNILPIVQQLHGSSAQFTDVYELKEDIGVGSYSVCKRCIHVATNMEFAVKIIDKSKRDPSEEIEILMRYGQHPNIITLKDVYDDGRFIYLVTELMKGGELLDRILRQKFFSEREASAVLYTIAKTVDYLHCQGVVHRDLKPSNILYTDDSNNADSIRICDFGFAKQLRGENGLLLTPCYTANFVAPEVLMRQGYDAACDIWSLGVLLYTMLAGYTPFANGPNDTPEEILVRIGSGKFSLSGGNWDTVSDAAKVTCYHICFM, encoded by the exons ATGGTGCCGTTCGCTCCGCTGGAGGACGCGGAGGAGCCGGAGCCCTGCCACAAAATGGAGCTGTACGTGAGCGGCGGCGAG CTAAATGGCCTTAAAATGGCAGATGAGCCCATGGAGGAAGGTGAACCATATTCCTACCAT GATGAAGGAAGTGTGAAAGAAATTCCTATTACACACCATGTGAAAGAAGGATGTGAGAAAGCAGATCCAGCACAGTTTGAACTACTTAAAGTTCTCGGACAGGGATCATTTGGAAAG GTCTTCCTCGTACGGAAAATAATTGGTCCTGATGCTGGGCAACTTTATGCAATGAAAGTATTGAAAAAAGCTTCTTTAAAAG ttcGGGATAGAGTTCGTACAAAAATGGAGAGAGATATATTAGTAGAAGTAAATCATCCATTTATCGTCAAACTGCACTAtg cctttcaGACTGAAGGGAAGCTATATTTAATATTGGATTTTCTCAGGGGAGGAGATGTATTCACGCGATTATCCAAAGAG GTTATGTTTACAGAGGAAGATGTGAAATTCTACCTCGCAGAACTGGCCCTTGCTTTGGATCACCTGCACAGCTTGGGAATTGTATACAGGGACCTGAAGCcagaaaa cattttgcttGATGAAGCAGGACATATCAAGTTAACAG ACTTTGGACTCAGCAAAGAATCAGTAGATCAAGAGAAGAAGGCGTATTCTTTCTGTGGTACTGTAGAGTACATGGCACCCGAAGTGGTAAACAGGCGCGGGCACAACCAGAGTGCGGACTGGTGGTCCTTTGGGGTTCTCATG tttgaaatgCTTACTGGTACACTACCATTTCAAGGTAAAGATCGAAATGAAACTATGAATATGATACTGAA agCAAAACTTGGAATGCCTCAGTTCCTCAGCCCTGAAGCACAGAGTCTTCTGAGGATGTTGTTTAAAAGGAACCCATCAAATAGATTAG GAGCTGGTTCAGATGGAGTTGAAGAAATCAAGagacatccttttttttctactgttgACTGGAAT AAACTGTTCAGAAGAGAAATTCAACCCCCATTTAAACCTGCTTCTGGAAAGCCGGAAGATACCTTTTGTTTTGATCCAGAATTCACAGCAAAAACGCCAAAAG ATTCTCCAGGAGTCCCACCTAGTGCGAACGCACATCAGCTCTTCAAAGGATTTAGTTTTGTTGCAACTACTGCTGTAGAAGACCATAAAATATCACCACTCACCAACATACTGCCAATAGTACAG caacttCATGGAAGCAGCGCACAGTTTACTGATGTCTATGAACTGAAGGAAGATATTGGTGTTGGTTCCTACTCTGTTTGCAAGCGATGTATACACGTAGCTACAAATATGGAGTTTGCTGTAAAG ATAATTGATAAAAGTAAGAGAGATCCCTCAGAAGAAATTGAGATCCTCATGCGTTACGGACAACATCCAAATATTATTACTTTAAAGGAT GTATATGATGATGGTAGATTCATATACCTGGTCACGGAGCTGATGAAGGGAGGAGAGCTGCTCGATCGGATTCTCCGACAGAAGTTCTTCTCGGAGCGGGAGGCGAGCGCTGTGCTGTACACGATAGCGAAGACTGTGGACTACCTGCACTGCCAAGGA GTAGTGCATCGAGACCTTAAACCtagtaatattttatatacGGATGATTCAAATAATGCGGATTCTATCAGGATTTGTGATTTTGGATTTGCAAAACAACTTCGAGGAGAAAATGGACTGCTTCTAACTCCATGCTACACAGCAAACTTTGTGGCACCAGAG GTTCTCATGAGACAGGGATATGATGCTGCCTGTGACATATGGAGCTTGGGTGTTCTTCTCTACACAATGCTGGCGGG ctATACTCCATTTGCCAATGGTCCTAACGATACTCCAGAGGAGATCCTGGTACGGATAGGCAGTGGAAAATTCTCTTTAAGTGGAGGCAACTGGGACACTGTTTCAGATGCAGCAAAGGt GACTTGTTATCACATATGCTTCATGTAG